A window from Urocitellus parryii isolate mUroPar1 chromosome 1, mUroPar1.hap1, whole genome shotgun sequence encodes these proteins:
- the LOC113191905 gene encoding interleukin-7 receptor subunit alpha isoform X1: protein MTILSTALGTVFYLLQAVSGESGYAQNGDVEDAEPDDSSCYSQLSFSCYSQLEVDGPLHSLTCAFDNPYINSTNLNFEICGSLLGVHCLNFNKLQNKYFIKTKKFLLIGNSIVCVKLGGKNLACQEVNIAKIVKPEAPFDIKVIYREEANDFVVTFDTSHLKKKYVQQLMHDIAYRQEKDKKDWMHVNLSNTRLTLLQRKLQADAMYEIKVRSIPYGVYYEGFWSEWSPSSHFRTPAVNHAGEMNPVLLIISIVSFISMVLLVILACALWEKRIKPIIWPTLPDHKKTLEQLCKKPKKNLNVSFNPENFSDCQIHEVDGIQSRDEVEGFLQNTLPPQLEESEQQGLGGDVHGPNQPSRIAAITPETFRGDSSLRCLAGNVGACATPLLPSSRSPDCREGGKNEPPVYQGLLLSPGTTNSTLPPPFPLQSEILTLNPIAQAQHILTSLEPNQEEAYVTMSSFYRNQ from the exons ATGACAATTCTAAGTACAGCTCTTGGTACGGTTTTCTATTTACTTCAAGCCGTTTCTGGAGAAAGTGGCTATGCACAGAATG GAGATGTGGAAGATGCAGAGCCAGATGACAGCTCATGCTATAGTCAGTTGTCATTCTCATGCTATAGTCAGTTGGAAGTGGATGGACCCCTGCACTCGCTAACCTGTGCTTTTGACAACCCATACATCAACAGCACCAATTTGAACTTTGAAATATG TGGTTCCCTTCTAGGGGTACATTGCCTCAATTTtaataaactacaaaacaaatACTTTATCAAGACAAAAAAGTTTTTACTTATCGGAAACAGCATTGTATGTGTGAAGCTTGGAGGAAAGAATTTAGCTTGCCAAGAAGTGAATATAGCCAAAATAG TTAAACCTGAGGCTCCTTTTGACATAAAAGTCATCTATCGTGAGGAAGCCAATGACTTTGTGGTGACTTTTGATACATCACACTTGAAGAAGAAGTATGTACAACAATTAATGCATGACATAGCCTACCGtcaggaaaaagataaaaaggattgGATG CACGTGAATTTATCCAACACAAGACTGACCCTCCTGCAGAGGAAACTGCAAGCTGATGCAATGTATGAGATTAAAGTCCGATCCATCCCATATGGTGTATATTATGAAGGCTTCTGGAGTGAATGGAGTCCAAGTTCCCACTTCAGAACTCCAGCAGTCAACCATGCAG GGGAAATGAATCCTGTTTTACTGATTATCAGCATTGTGAGTTTTATCTCGATGGTTCTGTTGGTCATCTTAGCCTGTGCGTTATGGGAGAAAAG GATTAAGCCCATTATATGGCCCACTCTCCCTGATCATAAGAAGACTCTGGAACAACTGTGTAAGAAACCAAAAAAG AATTTGAATGTGAGTTTCAATCCTGAAAACTTTTCGGATTGTCAGATTCATGAAGTGGATGGAATTCAATCTAGAGATGAAGTGGAAGGCTTTCTGCAGAATACTCTTCCTCCACAGCTAGAGGAGTCTGAGCAGCAGGGCCTTGGTGGGGATGTGCATGGTCCCAACCAGCCCTCCAGGATTGCAGCCATTACCCCAGAAACTTTCAGAGGAGATTCATCCCTCAGATGCCTGGCTGGGAATGTCGGTGCATGTGCCACCCCATTACTCCCCTCCTCCAGGTCCCCAGACTGTAGGGAGGGTGGCAAGAATGAGCCTCCTGTATACCAGGGCTTGCTTCTTAGCCCTGGAACTACAAACAGCACCCTGCCTCCACCATTTCCTCTCCAATCAGAAATTCTGACATTGAACCCAATTGCTCAGGCACAGCACATCCTCACTTCCCTAGAACCAAATCAAGAAGAAGCTTATGTCACCATGTCCAGTTTTTACCGAAACCAATGA
- the LOC113191905 gene encoding interleukin-7 receptor subunit alpha isoform X2: MTILSTALGTVFYLLQAVSGESGYAQNGDVEDAEPDDSSCYSQLSFSCYSQLEVDGPLHSLTCAFDNPYINSTNLNFEICGSLLGVHCLNFNKLQNKYFIKTKKFLLIGNSIVCVKLGGKNLACQEVNIAKIVKPEAPFDIKVIYREEANDFVVTFDTSHLKKKYVQQLMHDIAYRQEKDKKDWMHVNLSNTRLTLLQRKLQADAMYEIKVRSIPYGVYYEGFWSEWSPSSHFRTPAVNHAGLSPLYGPLSLIIRRLWNNCVRNQKR; this comes from the exons ATGACAATTCTAAGTACAGCTCTTGGTACGGTTTTCTATTTACTTCAAGCCGTTTCTGGAGAAAGTGGCTATGCACAGAATG GAGATGTGGAAGATGCAGAGCCAGATGACAGCTCATGCTATAGTCAGTTGTCATTCTCATGCTATAGTCAGTTGGAAGTGGATGGACCCCTGCACTCGCTAACCTGTGCTTTTGACAACCCATACATCAACAGCACCAATTTGAACTTTGAAATATG TGGTTCCCTTCTAGGGGTACATTGCCTCAATTTtaataaactacaaaacaaatACTTTATCAAGACAAAAAAGTTTTTACTTATCGGAAACAGCATTGTATGTGTGAAGCTTGGAGGAAAGAATTTAGCTTGCCAAGAAGTGAATATAGCCAAAATAG TTAAACCTGAGGCTCCTTTTGACATAAAAGTCATCTATCGTGAGGAAGCCAATGACTTTGTGGTGACTTTTGATACATCACACTTGAAGAAGAAGTATGTACAACAATTAATGCATGACATAGCCTACCGtcaggaaaaagataaaaaggattgGATG CACGTGAATTTATCCAACACAAGACTGACCCTCCTGCAGAGGAAACTGCAAGCTGATGCAATGTATGAGATTAAAGTCCGATCCATCCCATATGGTGTATATTATGAAGGCTTCTGGAGTGAATGGAGTCCAAGTTCCCACTTCAGAACTCCAGCAGTCAACCATGCAG GATTAAGCCCATTATATGGCCCACTCTCCCTGATCATAAGAAGACTCTGGAACAACTGTGTAAGAAACCAAAAAAGGTAA